A region of the Marmota flaviventris isolate mMarFla1 chromosome 3, mMarFla1.hap1, whole genome shotgun sequence genome:
GGAAGTTCATACTTGAAAGGCACTTGAGAGTAGACTTTGGGCATTTGCAAATAATGTGCAGATTATTTCACATACGTTAAGACTAGTTTTCCCGCTATGTCTAAGCTAgggtggtggtggagggaagagaagcatttatgACACTGTTATTCCTGACTTtactgttttgtcatttttttctataggGTCAAGAGGACTCTAGCCGGGGTTCAGATAATTCCAGTTATGATGAAGCGCTCTCCCCAACATCTCCTGGGCCATTGTCAGTAAGAGCTGGACATGGAGATCGTGACCTTGGGAACACCATTACAGCTCCCCCCACACCAGAATTACAAGGCATCAACCCTGTGTTCCTGTCCAGCAATCCTAGTCGTTGGAGTGTAGAGGAGGTGTATGAGTTTATCGCTTCTCTCCAAGGTACAGAGGGATCTCTAACAGAACCcaagtcttcatttttcttggatCATTCCACATGGGCCTTTGTATGAGGGAACATTACTAACCTGTAAGCAGCATGGGCTTGAATGTGATAGTACTCTGCCTTGATATTTATTCAAGTTGCTTGCCCACAGTTTGGTTTCTTAATTTCCTTCTGGGTTGATATTGTCTTCTACTGTGTGAGAAATTTTgcaatttggtttttttatgattCAACTTTATTTCTCACCAATAATTTttggataaaaattattttgatgtgATTAACTACAATTCTCACCATGTATAAGGTTTtccccttttttggtactggggattgaacccaggggtgctgtaccactgagccatatccccagcttttttaatttttaattttgagacagggtttcactaaattgtttagaacttgtgatcctcctgcctcagcctcccaggaaactgggattataggcatgcaccaccatgcctgggtaAGACTTTTTTCAGTGAAGAACGGCGGGGTTAGAAACTGAGGGACCATTGTTGGCCTATTTTTATTCAAGATAGGACTGTTCTCCATTAAAAAAAccaccctgtcctcattattattTGATATAATCTTTTTGCCAACATACAAGAAAACATGCATATATTATTGCTCTTtctctctggttttattttaaaaattttttgagcaATGGGGacacttcatttatttaacacattTGCATTTTACAAAGGATTTTCATTGACATTTCATTTACTCTCAGAACATTGCATAGAGCAGAACATTTATAACATTTCACAAGTCAGGAATTGCTGCTCACCTTTGGCAGTATTTCTTTGATTAGGGTACTCTCCTTTGATTATTTCCTCTCACAAAAGGCTCGCTCTTCTGTTATTTTCCTTAAGGATAGCTGGTTTGGGGCCTCTCCTCTTATATACTCTCACTAGATGACATCATGTATTTTCATGATTTAAATCATCATACATAACTGACATCTGCCAAATCTATATAGAGCTCAGATCCTTCCATGAGCACCTGATCTTCAAATACACAACTACCTATATGAACTCTCACTTTACATCAAACACgtctaaaactttttttctccaCACTTGGGTGTTCCTCCTATATTCCCTATCTTGTCAAACTGTACTACCAGTTGGTCCAATGATGACAAACAGTGCCCTCTGCAGCTTTCCTTTGGCTGATTTCAAATAATAACTTTTTGTATAAAGTCTCAATTGATTACCAGCAGTTGCCAAGCCATCTAGAAATAAATGAGCAGGGGCTATGCCTTCCTTCTTGTTTGAAGTAAGTTCTTTTTTTGGGAGTGGGGTGGGATACTAGGGACTCGACCCAGgggctttaacactgagctacatccccagcccttccattttttgagacagggtctcactaagttgcttagtttcTCATTAAGTTTctaagactggttttgaactcatgatcctcctaccttagcctctgagtcgatgggattacaggcatacgccaccatACCCAACATGAAGTTACTTCTATGGCTGAACAACTTAGGTTATTATTCCTTTCTTGatgttgttttattctttttagtattggggatagaactcaggggtgctctacctcagAGCTACATCTGTagccaatttttcatttttgagacagggtcttttcaagttgctgaggctgactttgaacttttaatcttattgcctcagtctcctcagttgctgggattatagctacatctggcttttcatttttaagataacCAGTGtctctaatttcatttttgctttcaaaGCTTACCATCTTATACCTTTATATTACTGAATTTAGGGCAAAGACTTTGGgattatttcttctctcttgttCTACCATGCAGTTTCTAATACATGGTCTCACCATTGCCTTCTAGGCTGCCAAGAAATTGCAGAAGAGTTTCGTTCCCAGGAGATTGATGGACAGGCCCTTTTATTACTTAAAGAAGAACATCTTATGAGTGCCATGAACATCAAATTGGGCCCTGCCCTCAAGATCTGTGCCAAGATAAATGTCCTGAAGGAGACCTAAGGTGGCCCTCTTGCACAAACCAGCCGAAGGCAGACACTCCCCACTGTCCAGGTTATAACCTGGTACCAGCAGACTTTGCAGGGAAGAAAGAGCTATTCGAATTATGTGACCTTCTGTAGGGAGATTACTGAGACAGGGAAGAGAAGTGCAAGAATTGGTTGCTGGTGCTACATAGTGGCAgctttgatattttctttgggtttcactttaaaataatctttacaGTTCTCATCAATCCCACCTACCCCAATCCAGTCTTTGTAACAAAGGCAGTCCAGAGAACTAGGACTACTCAGCCTTATCCTGGAGTGGAGCGTCTAGCCAGGGTTTTCCAAGAGGAGAAATATGTGTATGGTAAGGCAGGGAAATGGGTGGAATGTAGTTTTGCTTCTCCAGTGGGAGAGGTAGGGTTTTTCTAGCTTGTGTGACACAAGTAGCAAAATTCTGGtactttccctcttccttctggATTGTCCCACTGTAGCTGTGGCTCAGTATTTTGTTATCACTTATTCCcttagtattgaatatttttcctGCATCCATGGCAGGGTCACCAGCCAGGGTAGAAACTTGGTTGGAATCTTTCTGATTTGCTGCAGGGACTAAAAGTGTTTGACTGGCACATGGTGTGGCTGTTGTCATTTTTTCCACATCCCCCTGCTCCCTTCCAGTTTACCTGTTAACCTTTTACTCTTTCAATTCCAACTTTCTTTCTTATAGCTTTATAAAACAGGAGTGTGTGGGGCTGAGGTCAGGATTATAAGTACCTACCTTAGGCGCTATTCCttatacaacaaaatattaaatatttttttttcctcctcagtaAAGGATGAAAATTGGTCTCAGTGGTCTCTTACTCCATTCCAGTAGCTCTACCCTCCTGTTTTTCACAAATGACTAGGCCagcatgttttgtttgttttttaatcattaagTGTTTTTGTACAAAAGTGgtgtattatttttcatttaaaacaccAGGGTATGGGGGAAGGATGCAAACAAATAATGACAAAGGAGATGcttttataacattattttccctgtttagaaagaagaaaaacaaaaacattccaaTAGTATTAAAGTCCaaagatgaaataatttcatttcttctctaaaggtTTATAAAAGGCCCCCTTCCTATTGATTCTACCCCTCTTTTGTGTCCAGTGGAGCCATGTTACTCTTAGCGGCCCAGGGGTTCACTATTATAGACAGAAATATCAGCCTGGGATTCTGGGCACATGGCCTAAATAGAAAGATAGAAGCATCAGAGGATTAAAAACCTTTCCCCACAGAAATGTGGGCAAGAAGACACTTCCCTGAGCCAGCAGAAGGGACAGGTGCAGCAGCATTCCACACCCAGAGCAGAGGACCTTAGAACCCTCAGTGTTCCACTTCTGCTTCCATTCCCTTTCcagaagattttttttgggggggggggcgggtgggTGTTCAAAAACCAATATGCCTGTGAAAAAAAGTGCAACATATGTTTACAATACTGGTAGAGGGAAACAAGAACAGCTTTTCCAGCTTTTACTACAATAGAAGAAAGCTGTCATGGAGATAAGGTAAACATATTTGCTGATTCAACTTGTCTTTCCAATGGACTAGATTGCTGGATTAGGCATTTTGGCCACACATGGATTGATAACCACAAGACCACAATCCAGGGCCGGCCCAATTACAGCTATATCATCCCAAGGACAATGGTGTGATGGTACCTTATAATCCTGTAATTAGGAAATTTCACATTTTCCTGTCTAATCCCAGATGTGGGAGATCAAATCTAGAACATTTGGCTCAGACCAAATGGGAATACTTGGATTGCAACCAAGTAATCACTACAAAGCAGATCCAAGCAGCAAGAAATATCATCCAGATTCTCATGGTGACTATCGTAGGGTAGAGTTATAGCATGAAAGCAATCAAACCTGTATAAATAAtgcttctttgctttttctttaattaaagaaATCCAGTGTCtcaaaaatttgtgaaaatgcattaaaaaagaaagggccAGTGACCCTTTTGCCCACTTTTAACTGTCCTACCTGTACCCTCTGATAGCAAGAGAGTGCAGCACCTCTGTTTTCACGGGTCTCATTATCTCTTAAAAGTAACACctctctaaaagaaaaacaagataggGAACAAAGGGAAGGAAGTTCTAGTGAGAAGAGGATGCAAATCAACAGCAAACTGGAAAGCAGGAATGATATAAGAGCAAGAATGGAGTAGAGACTGCTTGAGAAATCTGGCTGAGTATGCTTTGGTTTGGGGGACTAAAGAGGCTGGACATTTTAAAGTGCAATCACATTGGTAATAAATGATCATCCCTTTCTTCTGACTCCTCTCCCAGCTGGTCATCCCCCACACCACGATATGCAGCAGGCACATTTCGGGGTTTAGAACGACACACAAAGTCACAACCATCCTGtaggaaaagcaaatgaaatgagAGTTTGGAATATCCGACTTAAAAAGACAAAGTTCATATTTATGGTCTAAGAATGTGACAAAACTGGTTTTTGCCAGGGATAATGACAAACTCAAAACATCCAAGGATTAGCCTAATTTCAATTTAGGAAAACAAGTGTATCTTCTAATTAGGCCACAGCTTCTCTGCTGCATCAATCCCCAATCTGCCCCAGTAGCAATCTGGGAGATCATCAAATTCACAGTATTGACCTTCCAGCCACATCTTAGCAAGGCCAGAAACTTACGCTATGCCACTTACTAGTTTGTACTAGGACAGCCAACTGTTTTGACTTGAAGGGACTTTTGTAGTATTAGCACTCAGTGTCCTGTATCCCGGGAAACTCTCAGCAAACCAGGATAACTGGTTACCCAACCTTCTATGAAGGCTATAGACCCAGCCAGTTGCCTTGTTACTTACTGCTACCAGGTTGCCAAGATCTTGCCAGAAGGCTAAGTGGGGAAACTGCTCCATTCCCTTGGCTCCCACCACTAGTCGCTGGTATAAGAAACCTCCAATGACATAGACAGCAACCAGTGATGCAAATCTGTAGAAAAGACGTGTACTTAAAGACCAAAACTGAACATGGTGGTATGAGTCTGTACTTCCAACTTGGGAAGCCAATACAAATCATGATTTTAATGCCAATTTGGGTCAAAtcaaaaaaatactcaaaacgAACAGAGAAAAGCTAAAACTCAGATACTAAGGATGACCCCTGTATTCAATGTTAACAGTTTCCTAAGCTACATTTGTGGAAAAGGGATGGTGGGGAGAAGGTAGGGGGTGGAAGGGAAG
Encoded here:
- the M6pr gene encoding cation-dependent mannose-6-phosphate receptor isoform X2, which gives rise to MLIYKGGDEYDNHCGKEQRRAVVMISCNRHTLADNFNPVTEERGKVQDCFYLFEMDSSLACSPEVSHLSVGSILLVIFASLVAVYVIGGFLYQRLVVGAKGMEQFPHLAFWQDLGNLVADGCDFVCRSKPRNVPAAYRGVGDDQLGEESEERDDHLLPM